One window from the genome of Musa acuminata AAA Group cultivar baxijiao chromosome BXJ1-4, Cavendish_Baxijiao_AAA, whole genome shotgun sequence encodes:
- the LOC135654780 gene encoding ras-related protein RABF1-like, producing the protein MGCSSSLADRNAGRLDGLNSENSMATDSKNIRVKLVLLGDSGVGKSCIVLRFVRGQFDPTSKVTVGASFLSQTLALEDSTIVKFEIWDTAGQERYASLAPLYYRGAAVAVVVYDITSQETFKKAQYWVKELQKHASPGIVMALVGNKADLHEKRAVSSQDAMEYAEKNGMFFIETSAKTANNINQLFQEIAKRLPRTSS; encoded by the exons ATGGGGTGCTCCTCCTCTCTTGCAG ATAGAAATGCTGGAAGGTTGGATGGTTTGAATAGTGAAAACTCAATGGCCACTGATTCAAAGAACATTCGTGTTAAG TTGGTATTGTTGGGTGATTCTGGTGTTGGTAAAAGCTGCATAGTCCTTCGGTTTGTTCGTGGCCAATTTGATCCTACTTCAAAG GTAACTGTTGGTGCTTCCTTCTTATCACAAACATTGGCATTGGAGGACTCCACAATAGTGAAGTTTGAAATATGGGATACAGCAGGACAGGAGAG GTATGCTTCACTGGCCCCTCTTTACTATCGAGGAGCAGCTGTTGCAGTTGTGGTATATGACATAACAAGTCAAGAAACATTCAAAAAAGCACAGTACTGGGTCAAG GAACTTCAAAAGCATGCAAGTCCTGGCATCGTCATGGCCTTGGTGGGTAATAAGGCTGATTTGCATGAAAAAAGGGCTGTATCATCCCAG GATGCTATGGAATATGCAGAGAAAAATGGTATGTTCTTCATCGAGACATCAGCAAAGACAGCTAACAACATCAATCAACTCTTTCAG gAGATTGCAAAGAGGCTTCCTCGGACATCCTCCTAA